The Fusarium fujikuroi IMI 58289 draft genome, chromosome FFUJ_chr01 sequence CCTGATAGCATATTCTTATTCAGTAATTAATGCCATTTACAGAAGCCTGATATGGAAGCCTCCGCCACACTTTGGTAAATCACCATTGCCTGTCTTACACGTTCAGCGGCCTTTCCACTAACACTTGATCTATCCTGTTAGACCGTAGAATTCCTGGATGGGTAGATGGCTATGTTCGTCGTTTCTGGCAGGTAAAACACCATTTTGCCCATATCGTAAATACTTCCACTAACATGCCTTCCAGGCTAGGTATACCTTCAAACAGCCGGAGTGAAACTCTAACTAAAATCGATCACAGTGAGGACCACAGAGGCACTCCTGAGGCCCCCGGGCGTGTCGTCACTTTGATCGAGAGATCTTACTGGGAACAGCTAACCGATAGTCACGACTCTGCTCCAGAGCGAGTTTGGGGGGTTGCATACCGTATCATTCCCGAAAAAGTAACCGAAGTCAAGGAGTATCTCGATATCCGCGAGATCAACGGCTACACCATTCACTACGCTCCATTCCATCCTGCCGATGGCTCTCCCCCTATTCGTACTCTGGTCTACATCGGCACCCCAGATAATGAGCAATTTGTCGGCCCCCAGGACCCCCAGGAGCTCGCCGAGCACATCTTCCGCAGTCAAGGCCCCAGCGGCCTGAACAAAGACTACCTGCTGAGTCTCGATACCGCCCTCAGCGAGCTTGCTCCCGATAGCGGCGATCATCACATCCATGACCTGGCCCGCCGTGTCAgggaacttgagaagaatTGTGAGGATGAAACTAAACTCGTCAACCCGACGACCTTGGTCCACCAACAAAAGCACAGTAccgaagaagcagaagaaatAGAAGAGCCACATCACTAAGGAACGGACAATGCATCAAGTACATAGACATCTCAACAAGCACATGTAAATAGACTATAGACCCTCATGATGAATAGCATACTTATGATGAGCAGCT is a genomic window containing:
- a CDS encoding cation transport family protein, with product MPDQDSSRPSEFWLYGYGYAETFLIAYSYSVINAIYRSLIWKPPPHFDRRIPGWVDGYVRRFWQARYTFKQPDEDHRGTPEAPGRVVTLIERSYWEQLTDSHDSAPERVWGVAYRIIPEKVTEVKEYLDIREINGYTIHYAPFHPADGSPPIRTLVYIGTPDNEQFVGPQDPQELAEHIFRSQGPSGLNKDYLLSLDTALSELAPDSGDHHIHDLARRVRELEKNCEDETKLVNPTTLVHQQKHSTEEAEEIEEPHH